A stretch of Rhododendron vialii isolate Sample 1 chromosome 4a, ASM3025357v1 DNA encodes these proteins:
- the LOC131324540 gene encoding uncharacterized protein LOC131324540, with protein sequence MALKTAAVSYLIPDDGEANQDGYLTQESIEVRVSSQVDGRRYSNVINHVSFLRCHFIDLGEKCIVNEKWNQTLEDWLNVTRVYRSYRPVGLGNRRYKIREQVKDCIRYMLYGILKLHKHGYCIDGDLKKGNVVMVEEVPKFLGLKLKKSSSGTERERDYESFRMLVKYDILEGAGANCPRDMVDFLNKLRNPLGNEELLTYHCAFWMSREKVDFFASFINDVRFLGPHIEGLVLQELDNNPQLHFGWEQDLRSGSPLHKFHRNRTDRNPTGRGHYYFLRNYRGHGGEYSDYVSMICKIALSIQSFVNFLWVAIMPRSQLLVP encoded by the exons ATGGCACTTAAAACAGCTGCTGTCTCATATCTAATACCGGACGATGGAGAGGCAAACCAAGATGGGTATCTCACACAAGAAAGCATAGAAGTGAGGGTTTCCTCCCAAGTTGATGGGAGAAGATATTCAAATGTTATCAATCACGTTTCGTTTTTGAGATGCCATTTTATAGACTTGGGAGAGAAATGTATTGTCAACGAAAAGTGGAACCAAACTTTGGAAGACTGGTTGAACGTGACAAGAGTTTATAGATCATATCGACCCGTAGGTTTGGGAAATCGGAGGTACAAGATCAGAGAACAAGTAAAAGATTGTATAAG GTACATGCTGTATGGAATACTGAAATTGCACAAACATGGCTATTGTATTGATGGGGACCTCAAAAAAGGAAACGTGGTCATGGTGGAG GAAGTCCCAAAATTCTTGGGCTTAAAGCTAAAGAAGTCTTCAAGCGgaacagaaagagagagagattacgaGAGCTTTCGGATGCTCGTGAAGTATGACATATTGGAGGGGGCCGGAGCCAATTGTCCGCGCGATATGGTTGATTTTCTCAACAAACTGCGGAATCCACT GGGAAATGAGGAACTGCTCACTTACCATTGTGCATTTTGGATGAGTAGGGAGAAAGTGGATTTCTTCGCGTCATTCATTAATGACGTGAGGTTCTTAGGCCCACACATAGAAGGACTAGTGCTCCAAGAACTTGATAATAATCCACAACTGCACTTTGGATGGGAGCAAGATTTGCGATCGGGTAGCCCGTTACACAAGTTTCATCGCAACAGGACAGATCGGAATCCAACTGGCCGGGGCCACTACTACTTCCTGCGAAATTATAGAGGACACGGAGGAGAGTATTCTGATTATGTAAGTATGATATGTAAGATAGCCTTGAGTATTCAATCTTTTGTAAATTTCTTATGGGTGGCTATAATGCCACGATCCCAATTGTTAGTACCATGA
- the LOC131324541 gene encoding uncharacterized protein LOC131324541 isoform X4 — protein sequence MKRSHSQILSGIEPKKLPEEDDKHLYVIISYATGAYSHSLHRIRVADLKSCSSRRKLNNLPKPILKLPCSYFPTSMGFFSVGSKIYMVGGGEITFGLKDVASRRCYVLDTCDDPIYCIRDVPPMNCEKLRPIVLGPLKGKFYVLDRTLASGDLEEFDPKTESWTRLPSPPIYPIGACFEEKLDDYKVLSYAIVEDQILFSTRKGIYAVNVCSKKWEHRSSLGGEVEFPFRRQSVFMDGFWYAFPCIYRSPVMAFSFDWDKGFQECQDLGVMLPSWLVKYEAARIMVPMGKNTLIVVHAGFPEDTTKYCYLTLDMCEFTCKSSGEPRHPKVESRRYSIKYTMTGGLFEHLGLSACLVTPSI from the exons ATGAAGCGGAGTCACTCTCAGATCTTGTCCGGGATAGAACCAAAAAAATTGCCGGAGGAAGATGATAAACACCTCTATGTGATCATTAGCTACGCTACAGGAGCGTACAGTCATTCCTTGCATAGGATTCGTGTTGCTGACCTGAAATCGTGCTCTAGCAGGAGAAAGCTCAATAACCTACCCAAACCTATTCTGAAGTTGCCTTGTAGTTATTTTCCAACCTCTATGGGTTTTTTCTCCGTGGGGTCCAAAATTTATATGGTTGGGGGTGGGGAAATTACCTTCGGATTGAAGGACGTAGCTTCTCGGAGATGTTATGTCTTGGACACCTGTGACGACCCCATCTATTGTATTAGGGATGTACCTCCTATGAATTGTGAGAAGTTGCGGCCTATTGTGTTGGGTCCTCTGAAGGGAAAGTTTTATGTCCTTGACCGAACCCTTGCCTCAGGTGATCTCGAGGAATTCGACCCTAAAACCGAGTCTTGGACTCGTCTTCCATCCCCTCCCATTTATCCCATTGGTGCATGTTTTGAGGAGAAGCTTGATGATTACAAGGTCCTGTCCTATGCCATTGTTGAGGACCAAATTCTTTTCTCAACCCGTAAAGGCATATATGCTGTTAATGTCTGCTCAAAAAAATGGGAGCACCGGAGCTCATTGGGTGGTGAGGTTGAGTTTCCCTTTCGTCGACAATCAGTCTTTATGGATGGTTTTTGGTATGCTTTCCCCTGCATCTACCGATCCCCTGTTATGGCCTTCAGTTTTGATTGGGACAAGGGGTTTCAAGAATGTCAAGATCTTGGAGTTATGCTTCCCTCTTGGCTTGTAAAGTATGAAGCTGCAAGAATTATGGTGCCCATGGGGAAAAATACATTAATTGTTGTCCACGCTGGTTTTCCTGAGGACACCACCAAATATTGTTACCTTACTTTGGACATGTGTGAGTTTACATGCAAGAGTAGTGGAGAGCCTAGACATCCCAAGGTAGAATCTCGACGGTACTCGATAAAATACACCATGACGGGTGGCTTGTTTGAGCACCTGGGATTATCTGCCTGCCTTGTCAC GCCTTCCATTTAG